The Helianthus annuus cultivar XRQ/B chromosome 16, HanXRQr2.0-SUNRISE, whole genome shotgun sequence genome includes a window with the following:
- the LOC110919556 gene encoding uncharacterized protein LOC110919556, with protein sequence MEAFASMINKAVSLKILKGVKLPNGGFDISHLLYADDALMMGSWSLENVRTVTRLLRVFNVCSGLKINLLKSNLFGLGVSNAEVEGMSEVLGCKTGTVPFVYLGIKVGANMNKVSNWDSVIEVVKNRLSKWKASALSIGGRYTLIKSVLESLPTYCFSLFKAPAKVLRDIEGMIKRFLWGYVDGVDACVV encoded by the coding sequence ATGGAAGCGTTTGCTAGTATGATTAATAAGGCGGTGTCCTTGAAAATTTTGAAGGGTGTAAAACTTCCAAATGGAGGATTCGATATTTCACATCTTCTGTACGCAGATGATGCCTTGATGATGGGGAGTTGGTCGTTGGAAAATGTTAGAACGGTCACAAGACTCTTAAGAGTTTTTAACGTTTGTTCTGGGTTGAAGATTAATTTATTGAAGTCTAATCTTTTTGGGTTGGGAGTGTCAAACGCGGAGGTGGAAGGCATGTCGGAAGTTTTGGGTTGTAAGACGGGTACGGTTCCTTTCGTGTATTTGGGTATCAAGGTGGGGGCAAATATGAATAAAGTGAGTAACTGGGATTCGGTCATTGAGGTGGTGAAGAATCGGTTGTCTAAATGGAAAGCATCGGCGCTGTCTATTGGAGGAAGGTACACGTTAATCAAATCTGTTTTAGAAAGCCTTCCTACGTACTGTTTTTCGTTGTTTAAAGCTCCGGCTAAAGTTTTGAGAGATATAGAAGGAATGATAAAGCGATTTTTATGGGGTTATGTTGATGGagttgatgcgtgtgtagtgtaa